A window of the Fusarium poae strain DAOMC 252244 chromosome 3, whole genome shotgun sequence genome harbors these coding sequences:
- a CDS encoding hypothetical protein (BUSCO:5867at5125): MPGANVAVLPPPAASTASSRKASLAPERKYKCQFCNRAFSRSEHRSRHERSHTKERPFKCMKCRSTFVRRDLLLRHDRTVHAKDGGVPLHSDGKRRAGPKTRAVGAPSKSSIAIDTSTLEQMESGADAMFDVEAAAMLVADLHHKATAAMREDHSYEDTSMTYSPHNASAMESTVTYPSGAIALPQVQWDGFMSQSVAEPKAHSITSSASGSFESQPSFTSGTTMQPQSNNQLPPINGQNCNGLVPALQSMINSLPNSAAAPPSPWVSESSKAGYKAPEVLGDDERNAILDNIRNADSEHAIPEGFRLPGLGSLNRYLSTYFGLFHHHLPFLHPASFHPTKVSPQLLLAVLSIGALYAFDQEQAYMLHIGSKVLVNQFLQSKENFSSRKCPLWTMQSNLLNMIFASWSGDPKGLEWTCSIKSLLANMVAGNRYELKLRQEARTGAKPTRAEWVEDEGCRRTYYAVYIFFGLLTLTYNHTPAISFSEFEDLQLPSTETLWNLQVADEATWQEHLTASTTVTFMEAHDNLFQGETLRYSTFGTRVMINALFLEVWYHKRSPEALQDVVTEYKLRLALETWEKSVDMCETEAFPVPISAPHKGHPLIFNAKAMYRNARARLEVDLKAVQEALRYHEPYEVAAAMTHARDRVKRSSEMVKVIDECYNCLETVVSQGVRWIARVSPTNWSVEHALCGMDLMIILSLWLYRLEHDEEPATQEELAMYNKVRQLLVKEIDENYMSQLSAVVARLWGSILDEVVVWGMTRLMGDSFKLHSQALVGYVDDPEASSNVSTPSMISQGADEDSVY; encoded by the exons ATGCCCGGTGCAAACGTAGCAGTCCTCCCGCCCCCCGCGGCCTCGACAGCCTCTTCGCGAAAGGCCTCACTAGCACCCGAACGCAAATACAAGTGCCAGTTCTGTAACAGGGCCTTTAGCAGGAGCGAACATCGAAGTCGCCATGAACGATCAC ACACCAAAGAGCGACCTTTTAAATGTATGAAGTGCAGAAGCACTTTTGTCCGTcgcgatcttcttctcagaCATGATCGTACAGTCCACGCCAAGGATGGCGGTGTCCCACTTCACAGCGATGGCAAACGCCGGGCTGGCCCCAAGACCCGCGCTGTCGGCGCGCCTTCGAAATCGTCTATCGCCATCGATACCTCGACTCTGGAGCAAATGGAATCCGGTGCCGATGCCATGTTCGACGTGGAAGCTGCTGCCATGCTTGTAGCCGATCTACACCACAAAGCCACGGCTGCGATGCGCGAAGACCACTCATACGAAGACACTTCGATGACATATTCACCTCATAACGCTTCCGCCATGGAATCTACGGTGACATACCCATCTGGTGCTATTGCACTACCTCAGGTTCAGTGGGACGGTTTCATGTCTCAATCAGTCGCTGAGCCCAAGGCACACTCCATAACCTCAAGCGCGTCCGGTTCATTCGAGTCACAGCCTTCCTTCACCAGCGGAACTACAATGCAGCCTCAgtccaacaaccaactgCCCCCTATCAATGGCCAAAACTGTAATGGTCTGGTTCCTGCTTTACAGTCGATGATCAATTCGTTACCAAACTCTGCCGCCGCGCCGCCATCCCCTTGGGTTTCAGAGTCCTCCAAAGCTGGTTACAAGGCTCCAGAGGTGTTGGGCGACGATGAGCGCAACGCCATCTTGGACAACATTCGTAATGCAGACAGCGAGCATGCCATTCCCGAAGGCTTCCGTCTTCCTGGCCTTGGATCTTTAAATCGATACCTTTCAACATACTTCGGGCTATTCCACCACCATCTGCCTTTCCTACACCCGGCCTCATTCCACCCCACCAAAGTGTCACCCCAATTGTTGCTAGCAGTCCTTAGTATTGGTGCCCTCTATGCTTTtgatcaagaacaagcaTACATGCTCCACATCGGCTCCAAGGTCCTGGTTAACCAATTCCTTCAAAGTAAGGAGAACTTCAGCTCTCGCAAGTGTCCTTTGTGGACGATGCAGAGTAACCTGCTGAACATGATCTTTGCCAGCTGGAGTGGTGATCCCAAAGGCCTTGAATGGACGTGCTCGATCAAGAGTCTGCTCGCCAACATGGTCGCCGGTAACAGGTATGAGCTTAAGCTCCGCCAGGAAGCTCGCACAGGCGCAAAGCCAACCCGCGCTGAATGGGTCGAGGATGAAGGCTGTCGCCGCACATACTATGCAGTCTACATCTTTTTTGGTCTGTTGACCCTTACCTATAATCACACGCCTGCCATCAGTTTCAGCGAATTTGAAGATCTACAGCTCCCTTCTACGGAAACACTCTGGAACCTACAAGTTGCAGACGAGGCGACGTGGCAAGAGCACCTTACAGCTTCCACAACTGTGACCTTTATGGAGGCTCACGACAATCTTTTCCAGGGCGAAACCCTTCGGTACAGCACATTTGGTACTCGTGTAATGATCAATGCTTTGTTCCTCGAGGTCTGGTATCATAAGCGAAGTCCTGAAGCATTGCAAGACGTGGTTACAGAGTACAAGCTGCGGCTGGCTCTAGAGACATGGGAGAAGTCTGTTGACATGTGCGAGACTGAAGCATTCCCAGTTCCTATCAGTGCCCCTCACAAGGGCCACCCCTTGATCTTTAACGCCAAAGCCATGTACCGCAACGCCCGTGCCCGCCTGGAAGTTGACCTCAAGGCAGTACAAGAGGCTTTGCGCTACCATGAACCCTACGAGGTTGCGGCCGCGATGACGCACGCCCGTGATCGCGTAAAGCGTTCAAGTGAGATGGTAAAGGTTATTGATGAATGCTACAATTGCCTCGAAACCGTTGTCTCCCAGGGAGTGAGGTGGATCGCCCGTGTCTCGCCCACCAACTGGAGCGTGGAGCACGCGCTCTGTGGAATGGATCTAATGattattctttctttgtGGCTCTATCGTCTGGAACACGACGAGGAGCCTGCTACTCAGGAGGAATTGGCAATGTACAACAAAGTTCGTCAGCTTCTGGTCAAGGAAATTGATGAGAACTACATGTCCCAGCTGAGTGCGGTTGTCGCACGACTCTGGGGCTCAATTCTGGACGAAGTTGTTGTTTGGGG CATGACACGACTCATGGGCGACTCTTTCAAACTACACTCTCAGGCTCTTGTCGGCTATGTCGATGATCCTGAAGCTTCCTCTAATGTTTCCACCCCCTCGATGATCTCGCAGGGGGCCGATGAGGACAGCGTGTACTAA